In Acidisarcina polymorpha, the DNA window TCAATGGAGAAGGACCAGGTCTACGTCGTCGCAGACCACGCCTAAAAGGATGGTCAGCAGAGAAGGACGACTGCCATTGTTGCGCTGAGGACAGTAGAGCCAATAATAAGCCTGAGCTGATGAGAGATCGCTCTCAACAACTGAGGAAGCCGGGATTCCGCTCGGCTTCCTCTCGCACCTTCCACTCAAAGCCATGGACGCAAGTCGTCACTTCTTGGTGGCCTTACGTGCGGTCTAGAAGCGGCTCCAGTCTTATTTCACCGTCGCGGTTGAACGTACAGTACGACCATCAAACACCTTTATAGAGATTGACAGATTTCCGATAGACTACTTGTTGAGCAGGTCAGATCACTCTTGGGTGGTTTGTGAATGGGGAAGCCGGTGTAAATCCGGCGCTGTCCCGCAACGGTGACGGAGTGTTCACTCCGAAGTCCGACTACCAGCCTGCCGCCACCACCATGGAAGCGTTTGTCGCTGACCATGGGTGCGTTTGAGCCTGCCGCTCTCGTGGACTAGAACGGTAGACACTGCAACAACGCGTGCCAGCAGGCATGTCGTTGCGGCCTGCGCATGGGTGGTTTTCCAGCTCTAAGGAGAACCGCGTATGACTAGCAATACCCCTCTAAGAACTTCTTCTCTCGGATTCCCGCGCATGGGCGGCAAGCGCGAACTGAAGTTCGCCCTTGAGTCTTTCTGGAAAGGCAAGACGACGGAAGCTGAACTTCTTGCTATGGGGAAGAAGCTTCGCCAAGATCATTGGCTCCTCCAGAAGGAAGCGGGCATCAGCGTTATCCCTTCCAATGATTTTTCCTTCTACGACCAGGTGCTCGACACCCTGGTAATGATTGGCGGCACGCCGGAACGCTTTGGTGCCCCGCCCAATTCGCTTGTGCAGTATTTCGCTATGGCGCGCAACAGTGAAGAGCAGACCGCGATGGAGATGACAAAGTGGTTTGATACGAATTACCACTATCTCGTCCCTGAGTGGACCTCTGGCCTAACCTTCCGGGCGAACACGAGCAAGCTGCTGAGTGAAGTTCGCGAAGCCCGCGCTCTTGGCATTGAAACGCGCCCGGTGCTGATTGGTCCCGTAACGCTTCTGCTGCTTGGCAAGGCGGCGCCAGGTGTAGACATCACGCTGCTTCTTCCAAAGCTGACTGAGGTCTACAGGCAGATCATCGCAGAACTTCACGCAGAGGGTGTGACCGACATCCAGATGGATGAGCCGATGCTCGTGACCGATCTCGGCCCATCTGAAAATCAGGCCTTCCGCAGCGTTTACAACCAGCTCAATGAACTTCCAGTGAAGCTCATGCTCACATCCTTTTTCGGTGGCCTGGGTGACAACCTCTCGCTCGCCGTCGACCTTTGCACAGCAGGGCTGCACATCGATGCCGTCCGCGCACCGGAAGAAGTCTCGGCTGTGATTGACTCTCTCGGCACCGACCAGACTCTTAGTCTTGGGGTAGTGAGTGGGCGCAATATCTGGCTGACGAACTTCGCTTCAACTCAACCCTTGATCCGCCTGGCGGTAGAGGCGTTGGGCCCCGGCCGCGTCATTGTTTCGACGTCATGCTCGCTGCTGCATACGCCACACGATCTGCAAACGGAGAAGAAGCTTGATCCACGCATCAAGAGCTGGCTCCGCTTCTCGGGCGAAAAACTTTTTGAGCTTGTCGCGCTTGCCTCAAGCGATGAGGAAGCTACGAAAGCAAATGCTGCTGCCGTAGCCGACCGCGAAGTTGCGGAGAGCAGCAGGAACACCGCCGTTCGCAAGCGCTTGGCAGCGCTCGCCGCGGGAGACTTCACTCGTGTAAGGCCATATGGACAACGAGCTGAACTGCAGAACGCAAGGCTGAAGCTTCCACTGCTGCCGACGACGACCATCGGTTCCTTCCCACAAACGACCGACATCCGACAGCAACGCGCGGCGTTCAAACACGGCCACATCGGCCGCCAGCAGTATGAGGATTTCCTGCGCAAAGCGACGGAACATTGCATCCGCGAGCAGGAGCGCATCG includes these proteins:
- the metE gene encoding 5-methyltetrahydropteroyltriglutamate--homocysteine S-methyltransferase, with the protein product MTSNTPLRTSSLGFPRMGGKRELKFALESFWKGKTTEAELLAMGKKLRQDHWLLQKEAGISVIPSNDFSFYDQVLDTLVMIGGTPERFGAPPNSLVQYFAMARNSEEQTAMEMTKWFDTNYHYLVPEWTSGLTFRANTSKLLSEVREARALGIETRPVLIGPVTLLLLGKAAPGVDITLLLPKLTEVYRQIIAELHAEGVTDIQMDEPMLVTDLGPSENQAFRSVYNQLNELPVKLMLTSFFGGLGDNLSLAVDLCTAGLHIDAVRAPEEVSAVIDSLGTDQTLSLGVVSGRNIWLTNFASTQPLIRLAVEALGPGRVIVSTSCSLLHTPHDLQTEKKLDPRIKSWLRFSGEKLFELVALASSDEEATKANAAAVADREVAESSRNTAVRKRLAALAAGDFTRVRPYGQRAELQNARLKLPLLPTTTIGSFPQTTDIRQQRAAFKHGHIGRQQYEDFLRKATEHCIREQERIGLDVLVHGEFERNDMVEYFAEYLDGFAFTENGWVQSYGSRCVKPPVIYGDVSRPKPITVEWSSYAQSLTKRPMKGMLTGPITILQWSFVRDDIPRKDTAWQIAIALRDEVGDLEVAGLPIIQVDEPALREGLPLRRSEWALYLEWAVEAFKLTTSGVTDAMQIHTHMCYCEFEDILPSIAALDADVISMESARSRMELLQAFRAHSYPNGIGPGVFDIHTPRVPSSEQMRELLGLALEVLRPEQIWVNPDCGLKTRDWTETTAALEHMCSAAAEARSAFNV